The Arabidopsis thaliana chromosome 5, partial sequence genomic interval ttgtttttctcagaTTCCGGACGAGGGTACAGGCAGCGATATGATAGAAGCGGTTGTGGTGGATGAAGAAGCAGTTGAAGGAGAAGGGCGTCGAGGCTCTGGAGCTAAGATTCTCCGTGGTAAAGGAGCATTGGCTCGGTATCTCTCTGAAACCAATTCCAAAGATTCCCCACAGGTAAAAACCGAGCTTTTACTTAACCGATAACAACTGTCTGGTTTGTTTGATAACCTCATTATCTGAATTGCTTGGCTTAATTGTTGCAGACGACAAAGGAGGGATCGGATGGAGAAACTGAAGTGGAGGCAGAGATTCCATCTGTTGTAGCAAGTATGTAATGatcaccaccatcatcatcatcatcatcagaaaatGTGGTGAATGTATCTTTGTATGCGTAATATTTACCGTTCTTTGTACATAAAtgaaggaaagaaaaacaaagttggATAAGAAAACACAAGGATGCACAACTTGCACATTGATAAATGATGATGTAACAAACTTTTTATCGTATGCAATGTCCATCTTTTCATTGATGTATCTTATAATTCAAAGTATTCAACAAGAAAACGCTCTTGTAACAAATAATCTTATTAGGAAAATTCAAACACCCATGTGTCAGATTCTAATAACCGTCGGATTAAAATCCAACCAAAAAGCTTTAAATCTGGACGGGTATAATTAATTCCTCAAACTTCTTCTctggaagaacaaaaaaagatgaaacaaaGCCAACGAAGAAAAGCACAATTTTGGCGAAACCcagtgagagagagacagagagaaaggAGGGAAATTCCAGCTTCCCTTTTCTCTCTCGTTCTTGCTCTTTTGATCTGcgtgaaaagaaagaatttttattttcccgACAGAGAAAAGtcccaatttttaaaattaggaCTTTTTGATTTTCGAAAATTTTGGTGTTAATGGAAACAGATAGTATCGATTCCGTGATCGATGACGATGAGATCCATCAAAAACACCAATTCTCATCAACCAAGTCTCAGGGAGGAGCCACCGTGGTAATCTCTCCGGCTACAAGCGTTTACGAGCTCCTTGAATGCCCTGTCTGCACCAATTCAATGTACCCACCAATCCATCAGGTTCGTATCTCATCATCTCCTAACATTGGAGGGTTGAGAAAGATCTTATTGCTTCTTACGAATATAAAGTTCCAATTTTTATGATCGTTATCTTCAAATGATCTGATTTGTTTATCATTGCTATGGTATGTTACTATTGAGTTTCTTGAGGGTTTATGGatgttttgatatatgtatgagtgaaaaagtttcttcttttgtagtGTCATAATGGACATACTTTATGTTCAACCTGTAAATCAAGAGTGCATAATCGCTCTTGAGAAAGTAGCTGAGTCGCTTGAGTTACCGTGCAAGTATTACAATCTTGGATGCCTTGGGATTTTCCCTTATTACAGTAAACTAAAGCATGAGTCTCAATGTAACTTTAGACCTTATAGTTGTCCATATGCTGGCTCGGAGTGTGCTGCTGTAGGTGACATTACTTTCCTTGTTGCTCATTTAAGAGATGATCATAAAGTCGATATGCATACTGGATGTACGTTTAATCATCGTTATGTTAAATCTAATCCACGCGAAGTAGAGAACGCTACTTGGATGCTAACGGTTAGCATTGTTCTTGTTTATGATTTACGAGTTCTTCAGTTGTCTGAGATTCTGAGGGGGTTCtttgttatattgttttgtaGGTGTTTCAATGTTTTGGTCAATACTTTTGTCTTCATTTTGAAGCGTTTCAGCTCGGTATGGCTCCAGTTTACATGGCGTTTCTGAGATTCATGGGCGATGAAGATGACGCACGAAACTATACATACAGTTTAGAAGTTGGAGGCAGTGGGAGAAAACAGACATGGGAAGGGACACCAAGAAGTGTCAGAGATAGTCACAGGAAAGTCAGAGACAGTCATGACGGTCTTATAATCCAAAGAAACATGGCACTCTTCTTTTCCGGTGGAGACAAGAAAGAACTGAAACTTAGAGTCACTGGAAGAATCTGGAAAGAGCAACAGAATCCAGATTCTGGTGTTTGCATAACCTCTATGTGTAGTAGCTGAATCAAAATCAGCCAACCCTTCAAACCTATCTTAAGGTGTTCGTTCGATTTCTTCAATTCGATTTTGTTTCGGGTTTGTGTGTTGTTTTGGTCCAGAATCCAGATAGCTTCTTTACATTCAAAAGTGTATTTAGAGAAGTAAAAAGAGTTGTTCCATTTGCCAGAAATGTGCAGAAGGTCACAAAAGTTGCAATAACTTCCAAAGATTGAATATTTccataaatgtatatattcaCATGGTAAGATCTGAGCAAAGATCTAATACAGTAACATATTCAAATCATATCTTTATTTCATTCAAGAAGATGTCCTGTCATATAATAAGTACACTTAAAATGGCTTATGGACTATATTACAGATCTTGAGTTTGTACATAAAATCATTCGTATACGTAACATACAAGGCTGAGACAATCTATTGTGACAACCCGGAGAAGAAGGACACACCGGTGGATGGCAACCACGAAGAACCAGAAATGAACTGAGCCACCGTAAACTTACTAGCCTCTACCGTTGAGGTAATAACATGATAACCAGGCCATTTGACTCGTTGACCAATTCCTGAACCCAACCCTTTGTTCATATACTCACCATAGTACAACGAGTCCAATGCAAACGGACCATTCCACTCCAACCATCCTCGCGGGTCAATATGGTCACCCATATCCGACATCATGTACACAACTCTAGAATACAACTTCCACGGACGGCCGAGATACGTCGGATAACTACCCTTAGAGGCTTCAAGATCCGGTGTTGCTAGTAGCTTACAAGCATGAATCGAAATCCCCGTATTCTGATTCGGATCTTTTCGGTTCTGAGCCGTAATAGTAATCTTCTGCTGAGCCATTGGTTTACGCGCATAAATGTTACAACTCTGTAAGATCACAGCCGCATTCCCGAATATAAAATCGACCGTTCCATAAATTTCGCATTCGCGGAAAAACTGTCGGTTAGAATGTACGTAAAGCGCGTCTTGGTAACCGATAATGTTGCAACGGTAAACCACCGCGTGGTCTCCACCAACACGGAGTGCCACGGCCTGATGCTTAGCCGGTCCGGCGTAATTCTCAAACGTCATGTCCCTCACTATAAATCCAGCACCAGTCGCAGctacaataaaacaaatatacataaataactCAATAATGAAgaatctttaaaagaaaaacagaacaaaaagatCAATTTTGATACCGAAAGTGGCGGTGTGAAAAGTAGTTAGATCATCGGCGATACTTTTCCCACCGGTTATGACCGTTTTACCCTTGCCGTCCCCGATGAACATCaagtttgtcttcttcctACCAACTTTcagattctcttcttcgtaTCTTCCTGCTTTAACGTAGATGACGAATCGTCGGCTACTATGCTCCGGGGCTTTCTTGATCGCCTCCGCGATCGTCTTAAACGTTCCGCTACCGTCTTTCGACACCGTGATATCAGCTTGAATCGCCGACGTTGGAGTACCAAGAAGCTCTCTGTCTTCTCTCTTCAACCAATTAGGtaattcctctgtttcttcagtCCCAAGTAACTTCCTATTATTCACCACCGGAACTCCAGATAAATCCTTAACTTTTCCGGCGAATATAGCCAAACAATTACTCACCATCTCCGACAAATCTTTAACCGCTCCGATCACTTGATCCTTCACTTCTCCTCCTTGACCTTCAATTTCATCGAATCCGTCAGTGCAAGTGTCGTGGTTAGTCATCGCAGAGCTAAGCCACGTCATCACATCGGAATGAGACTCATCTCCGGAGACGACAACGACGGAGGAAAGAGCGCGTGTGAGCGCGTCCACTGAATCATCAAGTAACTCAAGGCAAGAATCGTAAGCTGACCGTACACGTGGGGGCATCTGAGTGTATGTGATCGTCGAAGAAGTATAAAGAGCTTTGCTGAATTTTTGAAGCGTTGCGTTGAATGATATGTGAATGAGCTCGTTCTCGTCGGCGGTTAAAGATCCCGGAAAGTCAAGAAGTGTGTCGATGCATAGGTTCGGGTATAAGGATTTGCTACAGGTTCGGGAGATTGCTTGGGTCGGTTTACGGGTTAGTTTCGGCTCGGTTTTACCCGAGTCTACGGCTCGGATGCCGGCAAAGATACCGAAGCAGACTACTCCAACTACCAAAACGGCCAAAGTGAAGAGAATCAGCTTcgttttagttttcttctgtAGTTCCGGGAGTGACGTGGCAGGGTCCTTCTGGTTCGGGTTTGATGGTCCGGATGGACCGAGCCTGTCGTAAcccatagtttttttttttttttttggtttagagtttGTTAAGGGAACAAAGGAGATGTGGAAGGctctataaattattatatagaaGGAGCtatttaagaataaaaatgtCATGAGTTCtgtataaaactatatatatgtatgtgtcaatttcaatatatattatgcCTGATAGCTGTAATATTATAGTCATATTTAATTGAAAATGTAGTATTCAAAAGGaccacaaacaaacaaaatgtgtCGATGGCTCTAAGTCTCTAACGATATAATATGTACATGGTCGATGTATTTGAGTATTCTTGGAGGTGTAATGCGCATATATAACGACTGCATCactaaaaatttgttttagttttcataaGAAGTTCATTATAGCAAATATAGTAACTAATATACCTTTATTCATTTCTATTATAGAATCGCAAATGTCTATTTGCGATCAACTGATTGATGCTTTTGtgatattatattatatcaaCACTTAGTGCTTTGAAAGAGTTTTCTACTCACCTAACGGTGTcggtgtttctttttttttcacggatatttgtttctttcttaatctcgatttgtttaattattttatttttgtttttaagtagCAAAAGTTTTTGTATCGAAATTCATAGTCACTTCCACGTTACTAATACTCGACCTCGGGATCTTTAAAACTCTTCTTTTCGGATAACCAAAAATTCCCTGGTTGAGTTAACGACTTTGGTAAAATATTAGGTAGAAATGTAGAATTACACTCGAAATGATTATATGATGGATGTTCCTCTATACCAAACCAACATGAGTCCTTGACAACAATTTCCCGCAAACCTACTACGGATTATGAGCATTATCTAATTCACGTCGGGTTGCATGCGGCTAGCTCGACCGTTGGATCGATACAGGCTAGGaatcaaaacatttctaaATACTTACAAGCGTATACATACAAAATCAACGAGAACAGGAAGAGTCAAGGCAAGCGCTCATATGGTCGAAAAGCGTCGATGGGACAAATCTACATCGCCCACCAACTGGAGCCCCATAAATTAAAATGGAATAGTCATTGAGATAGACCTCTCTACCAATATTacacacatacaaaaaaaaacgcacATAGTCCTCCATTACCATACGTAGAATATATGCAAAGGTGAGTAGTTGTGGATTCTATCCGGTTTTTTTGCTGTGGTTCAAATTTCAATCACTATATTCCCGAAAAGCTCGGTTCAATGCTCTGGTTAAGGAGTGAAACTAGTATATTTTTCTACTAGGTTCCTACAGAATCTTGTTTCCATGCTTACCATATTGGATATTGTTTAAAGTAATTTGGTAgaagaacacaaaaaataCCCTTTTTGTTATGGTATGTTTGATGTTTAAGTCAAtgtttttgccaaaaaaaaaaaaaaaagtataaagtCACGCGGAGAACTAGATGTTGATATGATAGAATTCTGTATACGATGAGTAGCTATTTAGCTATACCATaatgataacaaaattaaaggtTGGGTATGAAGTCAATGTCAATAAGAGAGTGAGCTGTCCTCTACCATAAGTCTTCTTCTGTCCCTTaacctctttttctttttcttatcttagCATTTTGTGCTTTGTCTCTTTCACCAAAGTTCTCTATTTCATGAGACCACTAACATTCTGACGACTAATGAATGATTCTTGTTGTTCCAATTACCTTTAACAAAAAGGTCTTATGTGGTTCATTGACGCATTTGTTTATCACATTACCGTCTAATTTATTAAGGTATATAGTTATCATGTAAAATAGTTTCAAGGTTAGTTACATACGATATACATGGAcactataaaatatttttacaaatgttttaattatGTGATGGCTGATTTCCCATTTTTCTAGTAAGAAAAACCTTATGAAATATGATGAATTTACTGTTTAAGTTTGACATTagtattttaaagaaaactcGAAATCATCACACCGTTGATAACATGTTGAAtcgtttatgttttttttttcacgtCAGAAACATAAATTAAGCATTGCTAAGAAAGAATTAATTACGTTAGAACCacaaatcatttattttgtaaatttgtacAAATTAAAGACACATATTCATGTGCCACTCAATACGTGGACGTGCATGTTTTGATATCCATTATTGGCAGTATATAGATAAAACTGAATACTGCTTTTTAGACGTTATGGGTTACCAATCAGGTTATCATTTGTAGACTTTTCTCAATTATCATAACTCACAAGATTGATAACAAACAGATCTCACGTTAGCCTATTCGTAAGTTCCATTTCTTTAGATAGagatatatattatgttttatatcGAATTAGCGAAAAATGAACCACTATCTTAATTATCATTAAAAAGAATTCAGTCACTTGCATGACATCATTTACACTTAATAATGCTCATACAGTTAGATGAATTTGACAGCAGCATTCATAAGATCATTGCTTGTTGGTAATGCGTTAAAATCTTACTGAATTCAACCATTGGAGAGCAGAAATTAAAGTCAAAAGTTGTATTGATTAGAGATAGCTAACTAACCAAAGAacgttatatatataattattagaaGTTTGATTTTAATCTAGACATCATAGTGCTTTATGATCTAAGATATCTTCATCTCTAATTAATTGATACCAACAACTTCTCTTTTATGGCTTCTGAGTTTTGGTGGGCTTTGGGCTAGAAGCTATTAAGTACTTCATTGCGGGCatgtttgttgtttggaaGAGTTAGCCGTATAACACACGTATTACATGGAATCAATAGATGAATATATTGCGAGAAACTACATAAGAGAAACTATTTACCCTATCTACTACGTACGTTAATCTACCTAACTACGTATTCATAATCATGAAGCAATCTCACGTGGGACAAACCTGTTAAATGGAATTACGTACCTTAATGTATGCATTTTGATGGAATCTAGAtactaaaatatttcattattaATAACGTCTAGCTATCTAGTTACTTAGTCcttgttacaattttttacTATAAGTTTAAGATATGACTCAAACTAAAATAGAACAAGCTAGACAaaattgagagagaaaatgacGAAGGAAGAAGTAGAGGAGGAGCCTCTAAGCCCGATGGCTCGGTTATTCCAGTCACCGGGGATAGAAAATTGCATTATCACGATGATTGGTTTCAAAGCCAAGATTAATCCTGACATCATTCTAGATGACTTGAAGCATAACGTTTCCAAGCATCCTCGTTTCTGTAGTAAATTGGTAATTGCCACACATACAAATTGTACCTAGTTTTATTTAggatttaacattttttttgtatgcaTTGTGTAAAATTTTGAAGTCAGATGATGGTGAGAGATGGATGAAGACCAAAGTCAATGTAGAAGACCATGTATTTGTACCAGACATAGACCTACAAGAGATTAACAAAGATGGAGATGGCTTCGTCGATGACTATGTCTCGCGTCTAACATTGAGTCCTCTCGATAAATCGAAACCATTGTGGGATATTCATATCCTCAATGTCAAAACATCTGATGCAGAAGCGGTCGGTGTAATGAGATGTCATCATTCTTTGGCAGATGGAATGTCCTTGATGTCACTCTTGGTGGCATGTACCCgaaaaacatcaaatcttGAGTCATTTCCTACCATTCCTGCCATAAAACGGCGTGAACAAATGATGTCGCATCGCTTTGGAAACAAAGGCTGGTATTCAAGATCGATAAACGCAGTTTATTATGCCGTGAGATTAATTTGGAATACAATTGTGGATCTTCTACTGCTTTGGGCGACTAGTCTTTTTTTTAAGGATACAGAGACGCCTATTAGCGAGGGTATTGGATCCGGGAATAATGC includes:
- a CDS encoding TRAF-like superfamily protein, with amino-acid sequence METDSIDSVIDDDEIHQKHQFSSTKSQGGATVVISPATSVYELLECPVCTNSMYPPIHQVFQCFGQYFCLHFEAFQLGMAPVYMAFLRFMGDEDDARNYTYSLEVGGSGRKQTWEGTPRSVRDSHRKVRDSHDGLIIQRNMALFFSGGDKKELKLRVTGRIWKEQQNPDSGVCITSMCSS
- a CDS encoding TRAF-like superfamily protein (TRAF-like superfamily protein; FUNCTIONS IN: ubiquitin-protein ligase activity, zinc ion binding; INVOLVED IN: multicellular organismal development, protein ubiquitination, ubiquitin-dependent protein catabolic process; LOCATED IN: endomembrane system, nucleus; EXPRESSED IN: 23 plant structures; EXPRESSED DURING: 14 growth stages; CONTAINS InterPro DOMAIN/s: TRAF-like (InterPro:IPR008974), Seven-in-absentia protein, TRAF-like domain (InterPro:IPR018121), Zinc finger, SIAH-type (InterPro:IPR013010), Seven In Absentia Homolog-type (InterPro:IPR013323), Seven-in-absentia protein, sina (InterPro:IPR004162), TRAF-type (InterPro:IPR013322); BEST Arabidopsis thaliana protein match is: Protein with RING/U-box and TRAF-like domains (TAIR:AT4G27880.1); Has 30201 Blast hits to 17322 proteins in 780 species: Archae - 12; Bacteria - 1396; Metazoa - 17338; Fungi - 3422; Plants - 5037; Viruses - 0; Other Eukaryotes - 2996 (source: NCBI BLink).) → MDILYVQPVNQECIIALEKVAESLELPCKYYNLGCLGIFPYYSKLKHESQCNFRPYSCPYAGSECAAVGDITFLVAHLRDDHKVDMHTGCTFNHRYVKSNPREVENATWMLTVFQCFGQYFCLHFEAFQLGMAPVYMAFLRFMGDEDDARNYTYSLEVGGSGRKQTWEGTPRSVRDSHRKVRDSHDGLIIQRNMALFFSGGDKKELKLRVTGRIWKEQQNPDSGVCITSMCSS
- the PMEPCRF gene encoding pectin methylesterase PCR fragment F (pectin methylesterase PCR fragment F (PMEPCRF); FUNCTIONS IN: pectinesterase activity; INVOLVED IN: cell wall modification; LOCATED IN: cell wall; EXPRESSED IN: 22 plant structures; EXPRESSED DURING: 13 growth stages; CONTAINS InterPro DOMAIN/s: Pectinesterase, active site (InterPro:IPR018040), Pectin lyase fold/virulence factor (InterPro:IPR011050), Pectinesterase, catalytic (InterPro:IPR000070), Pectinesterase inhibitor (InterPro:IPR006501), Pectin lyase fold (InterPro:IPR012334); BEST Arabidopsis thaliana protein match is: Plant invertase/pectin methylesterase inhibitor superfamily (TAIR:AT3G49220.1); Has 1807 Blast hits to 1807 proteins in 277 species: Archae - 0; Bacteria - 0; Metazoa - 736; Fungi - 347; Plants - 385; Viruses - 0; Other Eukaryotes - 339 (source: NCBI BLink).); this encodes MGYDRLGPSGPSNPNQKDPATSLPELQKKTKTKLILFTLAVLVVGVVCFGIFAGIRAVDSGKTEPKLTRKPTQAISRTCSKSLYPNLCIDTLLDFPGSLTADENELIHISFNATLQKFSKALYTSSTITYTQMPPRVRSAYDSCLELLDDSVDALTRALSSVVVVSGDESHSDVMTWLSSAMTNHDTCTDGFDEIEGQGGEVKDQVIGAVKDLSEMVSNCLAIFAGKVKDLSGVPVVNNRKLLGTEETEELPNWLKREDRELLGTPTSAIQADITVSKDGSGTFKTIAEAIKKAPEHSSRRFVIYVKAGRYEEENLKVGRKKTNLMFIGDGKGKTVITGGKSIADDLTTFHTATFAATGAGFIVRDMTFENYAGPAKHQAVALRVGGDHAVVYRCNIIGYQDALYVHSNRQFFRECEIYGTVDFIFGNAAVILQSCNIYARKPMAQQKITITAQNRKDPNQNTGISIHACKLLATPDLEASKGSYPTYLGRPWKLYSRVVYMMSDMGDHIDPRGWLEWNGPFALDSLYYGEYMNKGLGSGIGQRVKWPGYHVITSTVEASKFTVAQFISGSSWLPSTGVSFFSGLSQ
- the PMEPCRF gene encoding pectin methylesterase PCR fragment F, with translation MTFLFLNSSFYIIIYRAFHISFVPLTNSKPKKKKKTMGYDRLGPSGPSNPNQKDPATSLPELQKKTKTKLILFTLAVLVVGVVCFGIFAGIRAVDSGKTEPKLTRKPTQAISRTCSKSLYPNLCIDTLLDFPGSLTADENELIHISFNATLQKFSKALYTSSTITYTQMPPRVRSAYDSCLELLDDSVDALTRALSSVVVVSGDESHSDVMTWLSSAMTNHDTCTDGFDEIEGQGGEVKDQVIGAVKDLSEMVSNCLAIFAGKVKDLSGVPVVNNRKLLGTEETEELPNWLKREDRELLGTPTSAIQADITVSKDGSGTFKTIAEAIKKAPEHSSRRFVIYVKAGRYEEENLKVGRKKTNLMFIGDGKGKTVITGGKSIADDLTTFHTATFAATGAGFIVRDMTFENYAGPAKHQAVALRVGGDHAVVYRCNIIGYQDALYVHSNRQFFRECEIYGTVDFIFGNAAVILQSCNIYARKPMAQQKITITAQNRKDPNQNTGISIHACKLLATPDLEASKGSYPTYLGRPWKLYSRVVYMMSDMGDHIDPRGWLEWNGPFALDSLYYGEYMNKGLGSGIGQRVKWPGYHVITSTVEASKFTVAQFISGSSWLPSTGVSFFSGLSQ